Proteins co-encoded in one Paraburkholderia edwinii genomic window:
- a CDS encoding DUF3443 family protein yields MNQPYVTVKLCPPNAQTDAACSTVDHMLLDTGSIGVRVFASALGSSLTSRLPQQTGASNDSTGSAPLAQCALFGSGYLWGSLRRADVTIGSMTARDIPVQIVGDAAYGATPADCESRGVADLGTVDSLGAKGVVGIGHRVRDFPQAAQTALAATYYYCASATSCTAARVPLERQAMNPVAGFATDNNGTLIRLPALPPAGQASATGELIFGVGTRSNNALPANATILAVSAQGTLTTLYANRSVPAIVDSGTNGLMFRDTTIPTGVNNWFSPQTTLSLSATMMSTIGLQATVPFSIADAERLFESNYAAYDNLGALSLSSNMFVWGLPFYYGRSVYTVLSGAQAGDKPGPFVAF; encoded by the coding sequence GTGAATCAACCCTACGTCACCGTCAAACTGTGCCCACCCAACGCGCAAACCGACGCCGCATGCTCCACCGTCGACCACATGCTGCTCGACACCGGCTCGATCGGCGTGCGTGTTTTCGCCAGCGCACTCGGCTCATCGCTAACCTCACGCCTGCCGCAGCAAACCGGCGCATCGAACGATTCAACCGGCAGCGCGCCGCTCGCCCAATGCGCGCTATTCGGCTCCGGCTATCTCTGGGGCTCGCTGCGCCGCGCGGACGTGACGATCGGCAGCATGACCGCGCGCGACATCCCCGTGCAGATTGTCGGCGACGCCGCCTATGGCGCGACGCCCGCCGACTGCGAATCGCGCGGCGTCGCCGACCTGGGCACGGTCGACTCGCTCGGCGCGAAGGGTGTCGTCGGCATCGGCCATCGTGTGCGCGACTTCCCGCAGGCCGCGCAGACCGCGCTTGCCGCAACCTACTACTACTGCGCAAGCGCCACATCGTGCACGGCCGCGCGCGTGCCGCTCGAGCGGCAGGCAATGAACCCGGTCGCCGGTTTCGCCACCGACAACAACGGCACACTCATCCGACTGCCCGCCCTGCCGCCCGCCGGTCAGGCAAGCGCGACCGGCGAGCTGATCTTCGGCGTCGGCACACGCTCGAACAATGCCTTGCCCGCGAACGCAACCATCCTCGCCGTCTCCGCTCAAGGCACGTTGACGACGCTCTACGCGAACCGCTCCGTGCCCGCCATCGTCGACAGCGGCACCAACGGCTTGATGTTCCGCGATACGACGATCCCGACCGGCGTCAACAACTGGTTCTCGCCGCAGACCACGCTGAGCCTCTCCGCGACGATGATGTCGACCATCGGCCTGCAAGCCACGGTGCCGTTCTCCATTGCGGATGCCGAGCGGCTGTTCGAATCGAACTACGCGGCCTACGACAATCTGGGCGCGCTATCGCTGTCGTCGAACATGTTCGTCTGGGGCTTGCCGTTCTATTACGGACGCAGCGTCTATACCGTGCTGAGCGGCGC